The region GACCTCGACCGCCAGGAGGCAGATGGTGCGGTAGGAGGTCTCCAGGTTAAGTCTCGCGGCGCCGTGGTTCAGTATCCCCTTGATAAAACTGTCGTGCAGCCGGGCGCGGTACCTCCTGAGGAACGATTTGTCCTCCCTGCTGTACCTCGCCACCTTGAAATCGTACCTGGTGTCCTCGAAGAATATCTGCGGCGTCTCGAAGATCCCGGCGTTACCAGCCCTGTCGACGAGGTGCTGCGTCACCCGGTTCCCCAGCAGGCTCACCAGCCGGCTGGGCGAGGCGATCATCTCCGACAGGAGCCGAAGGATCTCCGGCGTGAACGTGTCCTGGAACAGACCGGATTCGTGCCTGAAAGCCGCGTACTCCAGACTGCTGCCGAACTCCAGGACGTCCTCGTCCCGGATGGACTCCTCCACCGACCAGGAGCACATACGCTCCACGGCGATGAGGATGTCCTCGTTGGGTAGGTGCTCGAGGGCCCGCTGGAGGCAGACCTTCAGCCCCTTCCTGAGGGACGCGAAGGGCGCCGGTGAGTCCCCGCCGTCCCCCCGGCCCCCGATCCCGGAGCGGAAGATCCCGAGGAGGCGGTGGAGCGCGAGGGCCGTTTCCTCGGAGCGCGGCCAGTCCAGGGAGTCCATGAGCCCGTAGACGGAGCGGACGACGTCCTTGGCGAGGCCCGAGGGCGTCCCCCGCTCCTCGACGAGGTTCCAGAGCTCGTCCAACACCCCGAAACCCGGGACGCCGGCCGCCACCAGCGCGTCCAGCAGCTCCGACGCGGAATCCGCGCACCCGAACAGGTCCTCGTGACGCATCGCGTCCAGCACGGCGCGGAGGATCTCGTCCTCTCTTTCCGGGACGAAGAGCCGCAGGAGGTCCGAGAAGCAGGCGGCGGCCGTTCGGTGACGTACGCGCGCCCTCCAGTCGCAGAGGGTTTTTTTGACGCGGACGACGTTCCGGAAGTGGATCAGCAATTTGACGGAGCAGTGCGTGAGGAGCCGCAGCTGTTGGGGGTCGAGGCGCGCCGCCATCTTGGATGTGGTGCGACGCAGCGTCGAGAGAGCCTTTTCGCGCTGTTTTTTCGCACCATCTTCCTCGCTGTCGTCGGCGAAGGAGAGTTTGCGGATCCTTTCGATCTCCCGGGATAATTTTTCGCCGCTCAGAGAACCGGGTTTAGGGGGATTAGATGTTGGGGATTTCATTGATTAGTTAACGAAGATTTGGAGAACAACGACGCGAAGTTGAACGACGATCGAACGGCACTTCCGGCACGactcgatcgatcgttgaGCCGATGATAAGAAAATCGAGATCTCTGATTAGAGACGTGTTCAATGGGCGAATTTGTAAAGTGTAAGAAGCGTTTTaccttttttgtttattgtACTCCAAAGTTCGATAATTGTCGATGTAGTAAATATCCGGATACTTATCACAGGATGTGTTTGATAATTACCTCATGTGTATTATCGGATTCATAATATTGTGAAGATAATATCCTTGGCGTGATTGATGATGGAACTTTGAAAGCTCAGATCAGGCGATGCGATATTGTTGAGATAGAGTTGGGTGATATGTAATGAACGTGTATCAGTCAAAGTAAATTGATCAGATATGTAGCGCGACATAATCCAAATTAGTCAGAGTTACCAGcccgctaacaataagttgctGTAAAATAccacacgtgtataaatatgtaattttaataaaaaacgTAACTATGAGAAGCATTTTTTACCCAAATCCCCGTCTTCGTATTGCGTCGCTTCTGTACTAATTGTGAGGTATGAAAAGTTTGAGAAGGTCCCGAAAGTTATTCGTTGCAATTCCATGCTGTCAACGTCTCTTCCTGTCATAAAGCGATTCGAAAGTGGATCAGTAACTCGATCGTACCATCTATCGGGACACTCAGCTTTTAAAATCACACGAGAGGTAAGGAAATCGAGGTTATCGATAGGAGTCGTGTTCCACAGGTAGACTTGTAACATAGGacacatattttatttcaacgtttgataatttttaattacgaaaacgaaaatcaacGTGGAGACTTTATTTAACACGATTCTAACTTAACCGGTACAGTACTGCGTTGACGTAACATGATAACTTCGGAAGCTTCGGTTGGAATGTTAATTTCGATACATCTTAATGTTGGTAAGAGACGACGCGTTCGCGCATCAGGGCCTGTGATTACCATTTCGAATCTCCGCCAACGACGATCAAGGAATGCGCAAGTTTAAACTCAACAAAATCCGCGAGATATTTAAATAATACTCTTTCATAAAAACAATGCGGATGAAAACTATTTACACGAAACACTTGCATACATCTGTGTATAGGTATTTCGAATACCTAATATACTAGTATATGGAACTCAAAGAGGAATGGAACCTGTGTAAATATCGCCAAGCTTCGTCACAGGTAGTGTATAATCTCACATCGCGTTTCAAACTTAATAACTCAGAAAGAAGCGACATAGcgcgaaataaattaaagtaATTAAAGTCAAGTCAAGCTCATCGGGTAATTTGCAGGCATGACCTTTCTCCCCATCGCCTTATTGTGTAGCAAATACTGCTGAACATGAGAGTAAATTATTAAGTCTCCAAACGCATTATGGAGAAGATTGATTCTAGGTAATAATCATAGTTTGTTTCTCCCAGTTCTGGTCTCCTTGGATTACTTCCTGTTTTGCTAGAAAAACAACCATGCCTCGAAGGCATCCCCCGAAGGTCTCCGATCTTAAACAA is a window of Athalia rosae chromosome 8, iyAthRosa1.1, whole genome shotgun sequence DNA encoding:
- the LOC125499669 gene encoding uncharacterized protein LOC125499669 isoform X1, with the protein product MKSPTSNPPKPGSLSGEKLSREIERIRKLSFADDSEEDGAKKQREKALSTLRRTTSKMAARLDPQQLRLLTHCSVKLLIHFRNVVRVKKTLCDWRARVRHRTAAACFSDLLRLFVPEREDEILRAVLDAMRHEDLFGCADSASELLDALVAAGVPGFGVLDELWNLVEERGTPSGLAKDVVRSVYGLMDSLDWPRSEETALALHRLLGIFRSGIGGRGDGGDSPAPFASLRKGLKVCLQRALEHLPNEDILIAVERMCSWSVEESIRDEDVLEFGSSLEYAAFRHESGLFQDTFTPEILRLLSEMIASPSRLVSLLGNRVTQHLVDRAGNAGIFETPQIFFEDTRYDFKVARYSREDKSFLRRYRARLHDSFIKGILNHGAARLNLETSYRTICLLAVEVPCGFTAAAIVCLVMNLQDLTMERDNLRREVAFHIHATVVAVLSLLCWVHGAKVFYQYVNKIVMERARWAPHLNPPIQSHYYFAAHHVLWDKPELFFVDWEARLLGVPPRLARLMPRRASSTRRTVSRP
- the LOC125499669 gene encoding uncharacterized protein LOC125499669 isoform X2, encoding MKSPTSNPPKPGSLSGEKLSREIERIRKLSFADDSEEDGAKKQREKALSTLRRTTSKMAARLDPQQLRLLTHCSVKLLIHFRNVVRVKKTLCDWRARVRHRTAAACFSDLLRLFVPEREDEILRAVLDAMRHEDLFGCADSASELLDALVAAGVPGFGVLDELWNLVEERGTPSGLAKDVVRSVYGLMDSLDWPRSEETALALHRLLGIFRSGIGGRGDGGDSPAPFASLRKGLKVCLQRALEHLPNEDILIAVERMCSWSVEESIRDEDVLEFGSSLEYAAFRHESGLFQDTFTPEILRLLSEMIASPSRLVSLLGNRVTQHLVDRAGNAGIFETPQIFFEDTRYDFKVARYSREDKSFLRRYRARLHDSFIKGILNHGAARLNLETSYRTICLLAVEVPCGFTAAAIVCLVMNLQDLTMERDNLRREVAFHIHATVVAVLSLLCWVHGAKVFYQYVNKIVMERARWAPHLNPPIQSHYYFAAHHVLWDKPELFFVDWEARYGLWKCFRLLDS